From Nicotiana tabacum cultivar K326 chromosome 22, ASM71507v2, whole genome shotgun sequence, one genomic window encodes:
- the LOC107768927 gene encoding calmodulin-like protein 3 encodes MDSVELHRIFQMFDRNGDGNITKKELSISLQNLGIHIEEKELVQMIEKIDVNGDGYVDIDEFGTLYKNIMDEKDEEEDMREAFNVFDQNGDGYITVEELRSVLGSLGLKHGKTLEDCKRMIMKVDVDGDGMVDFKEFRQMMKGGGFASLSSRSL; translated from the coding sequence ATGGACTCCGTAGAACTACACAGAATTTTTCAAATGTTTGATCGTAATGGAGACGGAAATATTACAAAAAAGGAGCTTAGCATCTCGTTACAAAACTTGGGAATACACATTGAGGAAAAAGAACTTGTACAAATGATCGAAAAAATAGACGTAAACGGAGACGGATACGTAGACATAGATGAATTTGGAACATTGTACAAGAATATAATGGACGAgaaagatgaagaggaagataTGAGAGAAGCTTTTAATGTGTTTGATCAAAATGGTGATGGATATATTACAGTGGAAGAGTTGAGGTCAGTTTTGGGATCACTAGGTTTGAAACACGGCAAAACTTTAGAAGATTGTAAGAGGATGATAATGAAAGTGGATGTGGATGGTGATGGAATGGTTGATTTCAAGGAATTTAGACAAATGATGAAAGGTGGTGGATTTGCTTCCTTGAGCTCACGAAGTTTatga
- the LOC107768926 gene encoding putative 3-beta-hydroxysteroid-Delta(8),Delta(7)-isomerase produces the protein MVAQGEAHPYVPQDLKLPDFVPIFLSQSHIVGVYGLSSFLVVLFMWILSGFVPKISKTDRVLMCWWIFTGLTHMVLEGYFVFTPDFYKKTSPVYLAEVWKEYSKGDSRYVGRDSGVVSVEGITAVIEGPACLLAVYAIAAKKSYRYVLQIAICLGQLYGTAVYFITAVLEGDNFAASPFYYYAYYVFANHFWVWIPTLIVIHCWKKICAAVKVHEQKTKTR, from the exons ATGGTAGCCCAGGGAGAAGCTCACCCCTACGTTCCGCAGGATCTAAAATTGCCCGATTTTGTTCCCATATTCCTCTCACAGTCACACATTGTTGGTGTATATGGCCTCTCATCCTTCCTTGTTGTCTTGTTCATGTGGATACTCTCAG GGTTTGTTCCTAAAATATCAAAGACTGATAGGGTGCTCATGTGTTGGTGGATCTTCACGGGCCTAACCCACATGGTCCTTGAGGGGTATTTTGTTTTTACTCCAGATTTCTACAAAAAGACTTCTCCGGTTTACCTAGCTGAAGTCT GGAAAGAATACAGCAAAGGTGATTCAAGGTACGTAGGGCGGGATTCTGGAGTTGTTAGTGTTGAAGGAATTACAGCTGTCATAGAGGGGCCAGCATGCCTTCTTGCAGT GTATGCTATAGCTGCTAAGAAGTCATACAGATATGTACTTCAAATAGCCATTTGTTTGGGACAGCTCTATGGCACGGCCGTATACTTCATAACAGCTGTATTGGAAGGCGATAATTTTGCTGCAAGCCCCTTCTACTACTATGCTTACTATGTTTTCGCAAATCATTTCTGGGTTTGGATACCAACTCTCATAGTGATCCATTGCTGGAAGAAAATATGTGCTGCAGTCAAGGTCCACGAGCAGA
- the LOC107768930 gene encoding putative CRM domain-containing protein At3g25440, chloroplastic isoform X2, whose product MLGRSFVPAMLCKSRQLQHLFFYPFIFQPVLAHSSPHQTSLYNAMCKVFKRAVTIGPNFRVQKCDLRLVNSGRYFCTSGKSGETSNGGRNDAVAVAESSGEFKEDKIKRKKLKGKREVVKWLKFFRWKKKKELQRMTAEEKILFKLSKARKKEERLLEALKKVEPKEISEATHDPEILTPEEHFYFLKMGEKCKNYVPVGRRGIYQGVILNMHLHWKKHQTLKVVVKTFSPEEVKEIAAELARLSGGIVLDIQDDNTIIMYRGKNYSQPPTEIMSPRSTLSRKKALDKSKYRDSLKAVKRYIPRLEQDLELLRLQAENKTGAPDNNQETGFENFSHAHCPDQQIGASDKLKRLMIENEEQGEEDDSMVDTDIGSASEDLSDIFETDSEEEDKEKIEEPLYLDVFEKFPVQGNGDAHDFEEDLLQISSNSRREKSPGKDVDTPALDEVDRIILQAASLLKKRRR is encoded by the exons ATGCTAGGAAGAAGTTTTGTTCCGGCGATGCTCTGCAAATCACGGCAGCTTCAACATCTCTTCTTCTACCCATTCATTTTCCAACCCGTTTTAGCCCATTCCTCTCCCCATCAAACCAG TCTTTATAATGCAATGTGCAAGGTTTTTAAGAGAGCAGTCACAATTGGGCCAAATTTTAGAGTACAAAAATGTGATCTTAGATTGGTAAATTCGGGTCGGTATTTCTGCACGAGTGGCAAATCCGGGGAAACGTCGAATGGCGGTAGAAATGATGCTGTTGCAGTTGCAGAGAGTTCTGGTGAGtttaaagaagataaaatcaaGAGGAAGAAACTAAAGGGTAAAAGAGAGGTTGTGAAGTGGTTGAAGTTCTTCAggtggaagaagaagaaagagctCCAAAGGATGACTGCAGAAGAGAAAATCCTCTTCAAATTGAGCAAG GCAAGGAAAAAAGAGGAAAGGCTTCTTGAAGCTCTGaagaaagttgagcccaaggagATATCAGAAGCTACTCACGACCCAGAAATATTGACACCAGAAGAACACTTCTACTTTTTGAAAATGGGGGAGAAGTGCAAGAATTATGTACCAGTTGGGAGACGTGGGATATACCAGGGTGTGATCCTTAATATGCATCTACATTGGAAGAAGCACCAAACTCTGAAAGTGGTGGTGAAAACATTCTCTCCAGAGGAGGTTAAGGAAATTGCTGCAGAGCTTGCAAGATTAAGTGGTGGGATCGTTCTTGATATCCAGGATGATAACACCATTATAATGTACAGGGGAAAAAACTACTCCCAACCACCAACCGAGATAATGTCTCCAAGAAGTACTCTTTCTAGGAAAAAG GCCTTAGATAAATCTAAATACAGAGATTCCTTAAAAGCTGTTAAGAGATACATTCCACGGCTTGAGCAAGATCTCGAGCTGCTTCGATTGCAAGCTGAAAACAAAACTGGTGCTCCTGACAATAATCAAGAGACTGGCTTTGAGAATTTTAGCCATGCACACTGTCCCGACCAGCAAATTGGGGCATCTGATAAGCTCAAACGGCTAATGATTGAAAATGAAGAACAGGGTGAAGAAGATGATTCCATGGTAGATACAGATATAGGATCGGCTTCTGAAGATCTTTCAGATATTTTTGAGACAGACTCTGAGGAAGAGGATAAGGAGAAGATTGAAGAACCTCTTTACTTGGATGTGTTCGAAAAGTTTCCAGTGCAGGGCAATGGAGATGCACATGATTTTGAGGAGGATTTGCTTCAGATATCTTCTAACTCGAGGAGAGAGAAATCACCAGGTAAAGATGTCGATACACCAGCACTTGATGAGGTTGATAGGATAATTCTGCAAGCTGCATCGCTTTTGAAGAAAAGGAGGAGATGA
- the LOC107768930 gene encoding putative CRM domain-containing protein At3g25440, chloroplastic isoform X1, with translation MLGRSFVPAMLCKSRQLQHLFFYPFIFQPVLAHSSPHQTSSLYNAMCKVFKRAVTIGPNFRVQKCDLRLVNSGRYFCTSGKSGETSNGGRNDAVAVAESSGEFKEDKIKRKKLKGKREVVKWLKFFRWKKKKELQRMTAEEKILFKLSKARKKEERLLEALKKVEPKEISEATHDPEILTPEEHFYFLKMGEKCKNYVPVGRRGIYQGVILNMHLHWKKHQTLKVVVKTFSPEEVKEIAAELARLSGGIVLDIQDDNTIIMYRGKNYSQPPTEIMSPRSTLSRKKALDKSKYRDSLKAVKRYIPRLEQDLELLRLQAENKTGAPDNNQETGFENFSHAHCPDQQIGASDKLKRLMIENEEQGEEDDSMVDTDIGSASEDLSDIFETDSEEEDKEKIEEPLYLDVFEKFPVQGNGDAHDFEEDLLQISSNSRREKSPGKDVDTPALDEVDRIILQAASLLKKRRR, from the exons ATGCTAGGAAGAAGTTTTGTTCCGGCGATGCTCTGCAAATCACGGCAGCTTCAACATCTCTTCTTCTACCCATTCATTTTCCAACCCGTTTTAGCCCATTCCTCTCCCCATCAAACCAG TAGTCTTTATAATGCAATGTGCAAGGTTTTTAAGAGAGCAGTCACAATTGGGCCAAATTTTAGAGTACAAAAATGTGATCTTAGATTGGTAAATTCGGGTCGGTATTTCTGCACGAGTGGCAAATCCGGGGAAACGTCGAATGGCGGTAGAAATGATGCTGTTGCAGTTGCAGAGAGTTCTGGTGAGtttaaagaagataaaatcaaGAGGAAGAAACTAAAGGGTAAAAGAGAGGTTGTGAAGTGGTTGAAGTTCTTCAggtggaagaagaagaaagagctCCAAAGGATGACTGCAGAAGAGAAAATCCTCTTCAAATTGAGCAAG GCAAGGAAAAAAGAGGAAAGGCTTCTTGAAGCTCTGaagaaagttgagcccaaggagATATCAGAAGCTACTCACGACCCAGAAATATTGACACCAGAAGAACACTTCTACTTTTTGAAAATGGGGGAGAAGTGCAAGAATTATGTACCAGTTGGGAGACGTGGGATATACCAGGGTGTGATCCTTAATATGCATCTACATTGGAAGAAGCACCAAACTCTGAAAGTGGTGGTGAAAACATTCTCTCCAGAGGAGGTTAAGGAAATTGCTGCAGAGCTTGCAAGATTAAGTGGTGGGATCGTTCTTGATATCCAGGATGATAACACCATTATAATGTACAGGGGAAAAAACTACTCCCAACCACCAACCGAGATAATGTCTCCAAGAAGTACTCTTTCTAGGAAAAAG GCCTTAGATAAATCTAAATACAGAGATTCCTTAAAAGCTGTTAAGAGATACATTCCACGGCTTGAGCAAGATCTCGAGCTGCTTCGATTGCAAGCTGAAAACAAAACTGGTGCTCCTGACAATAATCAAGAGACTGGCTTTGAGAATTTTAGCCATGCACACTGTCCCGACCAGCAAATTGGGGCATCTGATAAGCTCAAACGGCTAATGATTGAAAATGAAGAACAGGGTGAAGAAGATGATTCCATGGTAGATACAGATATAGGATCGGCTTCTGAAGATCTTTCAGATATTTTTGAGACAGACTCTGAGGAAGAGGATAAGGAGAAGATTGAAGAACCTCTTTACTTGGATGTGTTCGAAAAGTTTCCAGTGCAGGGCAATGGAGATGCACATGATTTTGAGGAGGATTTGCTTCAGATATCTTCTAACTCGAGGAGAGAGAAATCACCAGGTAAAGATGTCGATACACCAGCACTTGATGAGGTTGATAGGATAATTCTGCAAGCTGCATCGCTTTTGAAGAAAAGGAGGAGATGA